The stretch of DNA CCCATTGCCCAGTGGTCGATCCGGATTCTTGGTTTTGTGGCTACTGTTGCTGTGACTGTCTATGTCACCAAAATCGCCAGACAAGCCCTAAACAAAACCGTGACTGATTTGAAGTGAGCTATTCTTGGCGCAGTTTCTAGGGACATAACTGATTCGTGCAAGCTTTGCCTTTCTCCAGTGCCTGTAAATTATCTAAGGTCGTCGTTGCAATATTTCCCAAGGCTTCCTGGGTGAAAAAGGCTTGGTGGGCAGTGATCACTACATTCGGAAAAGATTGTAATAACTGAAACGTATCATCTTGAATCACTGTATCCGATAGATCTTCAAAAAAGAGATTTTCTTCTTCTTCGTAGACATCGGTGCCAAAATAACCCAACTGACCTGTTTTCAGTGCCTCGATAACGGCCCTGGTATCAATTAAGCCCCCCCGACTGGTATTAATCAGCATGGCACCGGGTTTGATCTGGGCGAGGGAGTTGGTGTTAATTAGGTGATAGGTGTCGGGCACTAGGGGACAGTGGAGGGAAATCACATCGGCTTGGGTGAGCAGATCTGGTAAATCTGTGTATTGGACACCCAAATCTAAACAGACAGAATTTTCTTGGGGATCGTGGGCCAGTAAACGACAGCCAAACCCTTGCATAATTTTGGCAAAGCAT from Picosynechococcus sp. PCC 7002 encodes:
- a CDS encoding 2-hydroxyacid dehydrogenase, which encodes MKIAFFSSKPYDQVSFNKTNQRFHHELVFLEPRLTPDTVSLAAGFPAICAFINDDLGEAVLKQLAHNGTQYIALRCAGFNNINLEVARKLGLTVVRVPAYSPYAVAEHAVGLILMLNRKLYRAYNRVRDDNFALNGLLGFDLHGKTVGIIGTGKIGECFAKIMQGFGCRLLAHDPQENSVCLDLGVQYTDLPDLLTQADVISLHCPLVPDTYHLINTNSLAQIKPGAMLINTSRGGLIDTRAVIEALKTGQLGYFGTDVYEEEENLFFEDLSDTVIQDDTFQLLQSFPNVVITAHQAFFTQEALGNIATTTLDNLQALEKGKACTNQLCP